GTGCGTCAGCGCTACCGCCTCGGTCGGGACGCCATGGCTCAGGCATTGCACACACACATGCCCGATCTCGCCACGTGGCGGGCGCCGGAAGGTGGCATGTTCTTCTGGCTGACGCTGGCTTCGCAGGTCGACACGGCGGCTTTGCTGCCGCGGGCTATCGAGCAAGGCCTGAGCTTTCTTCCAGGCGCCGCGTTCTTCGCGGGCAAGCCCGTCCAGCACGCACTGCGGCTGTCCTTCGTCACCGAACCCCCAGAGCGGATCGCCCAAGGGGTGGCCACGCTCGCGCGGACCGTGCGCAGTGCGCTGCTCGCTCAGAGCGGCCAGGCCCAGTAGATCTTGTCCTGCGGCGTGGTGCCCACCTGCAGGTGCTCGACACGTTCGGGGTAGCAGATGCGGTAGCGTCGCAAGCTGTGGGTAGCGTGGCGTTGCTGCTCCACCAGGTCAAAGGCCAGCGGTTCGACGCCCGTCCACAGGTTGATGACATTGCGCACCGCACTGCCATGGGCCACCACGTGCAGCAGTTCGTCGGCAAAGCAGTCTCGATCCAGCGCGGTGCCGTTGCGAAACAACTGCGACTTGATCCTGGCAGTGAGGGCCGGCGAGTCATCCGCAATGGGGTGCAGCGACAGGGGCGTGCTGCCGGGCGCGAAGCTTTCCAGCGCAAGTTGCGCCAGGTACCGCACCGCCCGCGTATTGCGCGGCGCCAGGTTGCACATGGCCACCACGCCGCAGCCCTGGACGGGTGCCAGAACGGCCATGGCCGTCCAACCGTCGTAGTGGCCCGCATGGTGAACGATGTCAGATCCACGCAGGGTGTCGACAAACCAGCCGCACCCATAGGGCGAGGGTCTGGACGTGCGCAGTGGCGCGGGCGCGAGCATCGTATTCATGCTCGCCGCCGACAGCAGCCGTTGGCCCAACAGGGCCTGCAGCCAGACCAGCGCGCCTTGCGCCGTGAAGGAGATGTCACCATCACCAATCACCTCGCGCTGGGCACTGGCCCCATCGCGGCCCGCAGGGCCCAGGCCCTGCACGTTGGCGTCCCGGGTCCATTGCGGGCTGGCCACTGTGGCACCCACACAGCCCACCCGGTCGAACAGCGACTGCACGGCGGCGGCGTAGGGACGCCCCGCCAACTGGGCGATCAGGAAGCCGAGCAGGATGTAGTTGGTGTTGGTGTAGATCCAGCCCTCGTCGGGTTCGAACGCCGTGGCCATGGCGCCGTAGGTGCGCATGAAGTCGTCGCGCCTTTCAGGGACGGTCTCGCACTCGGTATAGGCCAGGTACTCGGGCAGGCCGCTGGTGTGCCGCAGCAAGGACAGCACGGGCCGCTGCCGCCAGGCGGCCGGCAGGTCGGTCAGGTAGCGGCAGATGGGTGCTTCCAGGTCCAAAGCACCGGCCTGGGCCAGGTCCAGCACTGCGCACGCGGTGACATGCTTGCCCAGGGAAGCCACCGAGAACCAGGTGTTGGCGGTCACTGGCCGTTCGGAGCCCGGGGCTTCGACGCCCGTGGTGAAGACACTCTGGCGCCCTGGCGCCACCAGGCTGATCGCCAACCCCGGGATGCCGAATTCGGGCGCCTTGTCGGCCAGGGTGGCGGCCAGTGCAGCGGGCAGGGGTGTTGTTTCGTGCATGGGGGTCCGGGGCAGTGTTCAGTATCCTAGCCACTGACAGGAGCCAGGGCAAGGCCTGCAGGGTGGTCGCTAAACTTGCCATGCCACCTCGAAATGCCATTGCCCCCATGAAGACCAAGACGACGCCAGAAGCCAAGCCCCGCAAGAAGTCGGCCGCCACCAGGGCGATCTCTGCAGTCGAGGCCGGCGCTGCTACGAAGTCGGGCACCGAGCTGCCCGATGTTGAGCCTTCGGCCGGCGTCGGCGCGCGGCTGCGCTACGTTCGCGAGCTGCACGGCCTGTCTCAGCGTGAACTTGCGCGCCGCGCAGGCCTCAACCACGGCACCATTGGCTGCATCGAGAAGGAAACGATCTCGCCCTCGGTCGGCTCGTTGCGCAAGATCCTGGACAGCCTGCCGATGACGCTGTCGGAGTTCTTCTCAATCGATCCGGAGGTCGAGACGCAAATCTTCTTCAAGCGCGATGAGTTGCTTGAAGTTGGTGCCGGCGGCATCTCGCTGCTGCAGGTTGGGCACAACCTCAAGGGTCGCCCTCTGCAGGTGTTGCTGGAGCGTTATGCGCCCGGTGCAGAGACGGCCGCGCAGCCATACAGCCACCAGGGCGACGAGGGCGGCGTTGTGATTCAGGGGCAGGTCGAAGTCACGGTCGGCGGCGTTGCCAAAGTGTTGGGGCCGGGCGACGGCTACCTCTTCTCCAGCCGCCTGCCGCATCGCTTCCGCAACGTGAGCGATGCCGAGGCGGTCGTGGTCAGCGCCAACACACCACCGTTGTAAGGCGCTGCAACCTCACTATGCCCTGAGGGCGAATCTCGGCTTTACGTCAGTCGGTGGATGAAATAATATCCACCTCATGCTCAGTCTGCGAAAGCCCTATCTCCTGTTTCTTGGCGGCGTCACGCTGAAGTCGGATGCCAAGACCGGCTTCGGCCTGCGCGACTGGTGCCCCGCCGACGTGATCGGCCAATGGGCTTTGCCCCAGGCCACCGTGAGCCTGGGCCTGCCGGTGATCGCACCTGCAGACGCAGCGGCGCGGGGCGCAGGCTCCTTGCTGATCGGCGTGGCGCCAGTGGGCGGCCAGTTGCCGGAGTCCTGGGTGCCGACCCTGGTGCAGGCCTTGGACGCGGGGCTGGACATCGTCAGCGGCATGCACACGCGGCTGGAGAGCCATCCCGCCTTGGCCGCTGCAGCGACCCGCTGCGGTGCTCGGCTGGTGAACGTTCGTCACAGCGACAGGCTTTTGCCCACCGGCACGGGCCGCAAGCGCAGCGGCCTGCGCGTGTTGACGGTGGGAACCGACTGCGCGCTGGGCAAGAAGTACACCGCGTTGGCCCTGACCCAGGCGCTGCAGGCCTGCGGCGCGAAGGCCAGCTTCCGTGCCACCGGCCAAACCGGCATCATGATTGCCGGCGAAGGCATCGCCATCGACGCCGTGGTGGCCGATTTCATCGCCGGCGCAGCCGAGCAGCTGTCGCCCGACAACGCGGCCGACCATTGGGACGTGATCGAGGGCCAAGGCGCCCTGTTCCACCCGGCCTATGCGGGTGTAACCCTGGGTCTGCTGCACGGCTCACAGCCTGACGCCCTGGTGCTCTGCCACGACCCTTCGCGCACCACGATCGAGGACTATCCGCACATCCCCTTGCCCAGCCTGCGGGAGTCCATCCGCCGCTACGTAGAGGCCGCGCAACTGACCAATCCTGCCGTGCGCTGCGTAGGCGTGGCCATCAACTCGTCCACGCTTGGCGACTTGGAATGGACGCACTATCGCCAGGCGGTGGCTGAAGAACTGGGCCTGCCCGTTTGTGATCCCATGCGTGGCGGCGTGGATGCCATTGCCCGGGCCCTGTTGGCATGAGCTTGCGTGTCGAGCTTGCCATCGAGCACTGGCCGCTGCGCGAGCCCTTCGAGATTGCCCGCGAGGTGATGCACGACCTGCCCCTGATCTCGCTCAAGCTGAGCGACAGCGCTGGCCGCACGGGCCGCGCCGAAGCGGCAGGCGTGGACTACGACGGCGAAACGCCGGCATCGATGGCAGCGCAGATTGATGCGGTGGCCGCGCAACTGCTCGACGACTTGATCTGGGGAGATCTGCTGCGGCTGATGCCCGCCGGTGGCGCACGCAACGCGCTCGACTGCGCGCTGTGGGACCTGCGCGCCAAGCAGACTGGCGTCCCGGCCTGGAAGTCGGCCGGCCTGCCGGCACTCCAACCCGTGATCACCGCCTTCACGCTGGGGCTGGGCAGCCCCGACGACGTTCGACGCAAAGCCCGCGCGGCGCGCGGTCTGCCGCTCATCAAGCTCAAGCTGGACGCGCACCGCCATCTCGAGTTCCTGCGCATCGTGCGCGACGAATTGCCCGACGCCCGCATCTTGGTCGACGCCAATCAATCGTGGACGGCAAGGCTGCTGTCGGAGCTGATGGACGGGCTGCTCGCCGCAGGCGTCGAGCTCATCGAGCAACCGCTGCCACGTGGTGAGGATGCTGCACTGGCTGGCCTGCACTCGCCGATCCCCATCTGCGCCGACGAATCCTGCACCGACCGATCGTCGTTGCCCGCCCTGCAAGGCCGCTATCAGGCCGTGAACATCAAGCTCGACAAGTGCGGTGGCTTAACCGAGGCGCTGGCCTTGACGCACGCGGCGCAGTCGCTGGGGTTCGAATTGATGGTGGGCAACATGTGCGGCACCTCCTTGGGCATGGCACCGGCCTTCCTGGTGGCCCAGCTCGCCCGATGGGCCGATCTGGACGGACCCTTGCTGCAGGTGGGCGACCGCGCTGCGGCGATGGCCTTCCACCGCGGCATCCTGCAGCCGCCTGAGCGCGCTCTGTGGGGCTGACCGCGCCACTGCCACACGACCCATCCCCCACCCCTACCGGGAAACACCCCATGGAAGCTGCGAAGAGCACCACGCCCACTGCCGAGATGGCCCTGAATGCCCGCGTCATCGACTTCACCTCGAAAGTCAACGGCCGTGCCTATCGGCTGTTTGTGTCCATCCCCACGCGGCGGCCAACACCGCCCGAGGGGCATGCGGTGGTCTACCTGATCGACGGCAACCTTCACTTCGGCATTGCGGTCGAGACCGCCCGCATCCAGGCTTGCTGGCCCGATGTGATCGACCCTGTTGTCGTGGGCATCGGTTACCCCACCGACAGCGTCAACACTGCGCTGGACCTGCGCATGATCGACCTGACGACGCCGATCTCCGAAGAGCGGTTGAAGAAGGGCTTCATCGCGAAGATGCCCCGGTCGTCCGAAGGTTTTGGCGGCATGGACAACTACTTCCGCGTCATTGAGGAAGAGGTCAAGCCGCGAGTCGAGGCGATGGTGGCCATCAACCGGCAGGAGCAGGTGCTGATGGGCCATTCGCTGGGTGGGCTGACGACGCTGCACGCGCTGTTCCGCCACACGGCGTCGTTCCAACAATTCGTGGCCATCAGCCCGTCGATCTGGTGGAACGACTGCGCCGTGCTGAAGCACGAAGCCGCCTTCAGCGAGCGGGTGCTAGCTGGGCAAGCCAGGACCCGGGCACTCATCACGGTCGGCGCGCTGGAATCGACCACGCGCTTCGTCCCCGGCCTGCCCGCCAGCGAGCAAGACTTCCGCGACATGACCGAAGAGTGCCGCATGGTGCCCAACACGGTGGAGCTTGGGGCCAGGCTCACGGCGCTCGCATCCCCCGGCTGGCATGTTGAAACCGTGGTGCACGAAGGCGACGACCACAACATGGTGCCGCCCGCAGGCATCGCGCGTGGCGTGCGCTTCGCCTTTCGGCGCTAGACACGGTGCTGCCGCCATCCGACTGCCGAGAGGTCTGAATGAGCCCGTCGCCTGCCTATGACGCCCTGGTGGCGCACCACCGACGCGTGCATGACCTGGAGCATGTGCAGGCCATCGCCACCTGGGATCGCATGACCCACATGCCGCCCGCCGGCGGGCCTGCTCGCGCGGCGGCGCAGGCGGCGTTGGCGGTGTTGATCAAGCAGTTGCAGGCCGATCCCACGCTCGCCCGGCAGTTCGAGGCCGCCGCTCAAGAGTCCTTGCAGGGCGATGCGGCGCTGAACTTCGCGCGCATGCGCCAGGCGCGCCGCATAGAAGCCGCGATTCCCGCTGCCCTGGCCGAGCGCCGTGAACTTGCTACCGGTGCGGCCATGCAGGCCTGGGGGCGGGCTCGGCAGGACAACAACTGGGACACCTTTTCCGACGCCTGGGCGCCGGTGGTGGCCGTGACGCGAGAAGCCGCCGCGCGGCTGGGTGATGCCTTGGGACTGCAGCCCATGGACGCCTTGCTGGAGCGTTGGGAGCCGGGGCTGCGCATGACTCAGGTCAACGCCTTGTTTTCGCAGGTTCAGGCGTGGCTGCCGCCGCTGCTTGAAAAGGCCTTGGCTGCGCAGGCCAACTCGCCGCCTCCGTTGGAGCCCGTCGGCCCCTTCCCGGCTTCAGCACAGCAACGGTTGTGCGAACACGTGATGGCCTTGCTGCGCTTTGATTTTGATGCCGGCCGCCTGGACACCACGCAGCACCCCTTCACCGGCGGCGTGCCCGAAGACGTGCGCATGGCCACGCGCTTCGACGAGGCCAACTTCCTGCCGGCCCTGATGGGCACCATCCACGAGACGGGGCATGCGCGTTACCAGCAGAACCTGCCACGGGACTGGCTGGGCCAGCCGCTGGCAGGGCCCCACTCGGCCGCCCTGCACGAAGGCCAGGCCTTGATCTTTGAGCGCCAACTGGCACCCGAGCCCGCCTTCTGCCAACTGCTGTCGCCACTGCTGCACCAGGCCTTCGGTTCACAACCGGCGTTCGAACCGGGCAACCTGGCGCGGCTGATGCAGCGCATCCGGCCCGGCCCCATCCGCGTGGCGGCCGACGAGTTGACCTACCCGCTGCACGTCATCGTTCGCGTTGAAATCGAGCAGGCGCTTGTGGCGGGCGAGATTGGCGTGGATGACGTGCCCGCCTGGTGGCACGAGCGCATGCAGGCTTCGTTGGGTGTGGGACCACAGGCCACCTTCAGCCAAGGCCCCTTGCAAGACCCGCACTGGGTGCATGGCATGTTCGGCTACTTCCCGGCCTACCTGCTGGGGGCGATGGTGGCGGCGCAATGCTTCGCTGCCCTGCGGCGTGAAGTGCCAGACCTGCAAGCCCAGGTGGCGGGTGGCAACTGCAGGCCCATCGGTGAATGGCTCGCCCCGCGCATCTGGCAACAGGGTGCGCGCCACGATCTGGATGCCATGCTGAAACAAGCCACCGGCGAACCCTTGTCCACCAACGCACTGCGTGCACAACTGGAGCAACGCCATGGCCGCATCCACTGAGGCAGCCGTTCCACTGCCAGAGGGCGCCGCCGCCACGCGAGCACCGGTGTCGGCATGGGCCAGCCTGCTGGTGCTGGTGGCCCTGGGTCTGTACACCTACATGGACCGGCAGATCTTCGGCTTGCAGGCCGAGCCCTTGCGCAAGGCGCTGGGGCTGACTGACCTGCAGTTTGGCTTGTTGCAGGGGGTCAGTGTGGCCTTGTTTGCGGCCGTGGTGGGCTACCCCATCGCCTGGCTGTCAGACCGCTTTGACCGCCGCAAGGTCTTGGCCGGCTGCATCGCCGTCTGGAGCCTGGCTGTAGGCACTTGTGGCCTGGCGGATGACTTCAACCAGCTCTTCCTTGCCAGCTCCCTGGTGGGTGCGGCCGAGGCCGGCTTGCTGCCCATCGCCTATGCCTTGATCCCAGAGCTGTTCCGCGGCGGCCAGCGGCAGTTGGCCAATTCTTTGTTCATCGTCACCGGGCGGCTGGTTGTGGGCCTGATCATCGCCATGTGCGGGTGGATGATCCACGCCATCGACCTCTGGCGGCACCTGTTGCCCGATGTGCTGCAAGCCTTGCCGACCTGGCGTCTGGCATTCTTTGCCACAGCGCTGCCGGGCATCGTGTTCGTGCCGATGATCTTGTTGTTGCCCATCGGCAAGCGCACGTTGGCCGTGCTGGCGGATGGAAAACCGGCCGTGGCTCCCGCAGACAAGCCGACCGTTTGGCCATTCCTGCGCAGCCAGCGCTTCACGTTGATCACCTTCATGTTGTCGGTGGGGTTGCTGGTGTTCGGCTTTGGCGCCACAGGCGCATTCATCCCGGCGGTGGCCATGCGCCAGATGGGCATGAGTTCACTGGAGCTGGGCAATGCGATGGGCATCGCCACGTTCGTGTCAGCGGGAGTCGGGCTGTTGATCGCCAATGTGGGCATGAAATGGTTGGCGCCGAAGCTGGGCCCGCTGTTGCCCGTGCGCGTGCTGGCCTTCGCCGCGGCAGCCAGCGGCGTTTTTGCCGCAACGCTCTACCTGGCGAGAACGCCGGTGGAGCTGTTCACACTGATGGCCCTTCACCACACCTTCCTGATGGCCGGCACGATGGTCTTCCCAACGGCACTGCAAGAGATGACGCCGCAGCCCTTGCGTGCGCGGCTGATTTCGCTGGTCATCATGCTCAACATGGTGCTCGGCTCGCTCAGCCCTGCCGTGGTGGGCGCCATCTCCGATGCGCTGAAGCCGCGTCCCGATGGCCTGTTGCTGGCGATGACCGCCACCTCCACGACCGCATTGATGATCGCCGCTGGACTGATGCTGCTTTGCGGGCGTGGCTATGTGCGGACCACGCGCGCCGCGCGCGCCATGGAGGCTGAGCTATCCGACTGAACGCTTGAAGCGCCACCAGGGCCCGCCTGCAGTACGTTGCGGGGCGTCTGGCCGCCATCGATCACGCTGCAGTGGCGAAAGACGAGATCAAGCATCGCGCGTGAATCGCCGCGAGTACGGGCCGACCACCCAGTCGACCGTGGTGCTGGACCCGTCGACGGCGTCGAAGACCAGCAGGGGTTTGTCGACGGCCGTGAGCGAGCGCCACTCCGGGCTCTCGTAGTGGATGACGAAGCGCCGATCCCCAACCGGTGCGGCGGTGAAGGCCATGCGATAGCCACGCAGGAAGTTGCCCTTCAGGCTGTTGCCGTCGCGTTCGATCAGCAACTCGCCGTCGGCTGGATGCGAATAGCGGCCCGCATGGATGCCGGGTTCCGTGGTCGTGCCGGATGCAGCAACCGCCGCTGCCGGCGCGCCGGCGGGCATGGCGGCTTCGAAGTAGGCTTTCCAGTCGCGCGGCTTCAGGCCCAGCAGGCAGGCTGCCAGCGCATAAGGCAGCGGCACCGTCCCGCGGCCCGACGAGTTGCAGTAGCAGGCGATGCCGATGCCGTCGCGCGGGAACAGCAGCGTCATCGCGGCGATGCCGAAGTCGCCGCCGGAGTGGGTGACCAGAGGGTGCCCTTCCAGCTCGGTCACCGCCCAGCCCAGCCCATAGGCGGCCATGTGCGCGCCCGGGTGGAACAGGCTGATGATGTCCTTGCCTGGCCAGGCCACGATCTGCGGCGTGTGGGTTTCCAGCAGGGCCTCGCGCGGCACGATCTGCCGGCCGTCGACGAGGCCGCCGTTCAGATGGAATCGCAGCCATTGCAAGGCGTCGGCGCCACTGACCGACATGCCGCCACCGCCCAGGTACCAGTCGCTGCAGACCGTGTCGATGGCCTGGGTGCTGCCGTCCACCAGGCAGTGCCAGCCGGACTGGTCGGGCAGCGCGTCGCGCGCCGCCAGGCCACCGCTGGTGGCGTGCATGCCCAGTGGGGCCAGGATGCGCTCGCGCAGGGTGGGCAGGAAACCCTGGCCGGTGATGCGGCCCACCGCCAGTGCCACGGCCGTGTGGCCGCCGTTGACGTAGGTGTGCCGCTCGCGCAGCCCGCACACCGGCGCCGTGTGGCGCAACCCTTCCAGGGCCGCGGCGGCCGACTGCGAAGGATCGAAGCCGAACTCGACGAGCCCCGCCCGCGGGATGCCCAGCCGGTTGCCGCTGAGGTCGCGCAGCGTGACCTGCCGGGTCAGTGCGGCGTCGTGCAACTGGAACTCGGGCACCCACTTGGACACCGGATCGTCCCAGGAGGCCAGCTTGTCGGCCACCAGCGAGGCCATGGCTGCAGAGACGAAGGCCTTGGAGCAGGAGCCGACGTTGATGGCGGTGGCGGCCGTCATCGGCTCACCCGTGCGCAGCGACTTCACGCCGTAGGCCAAGTGGTAGGCGCGGTCTCCTGCGACGATGGCGACCGAGGCGCCGGGTGTCTGGGCTTCCTGCAGGTAGGTGGCGCACAGGGCCTTCAGCCGAGGGTCCAGGAAGTCCAGCGAGCGCGCTGCGAGGGGCTCAGCCATGGTCCGCTCCGATCCAGTGCACGATGGCGCCGAGCGGCTTCTTGATGCCGCCGTGCACCGGCACCTGGCAGCCGGCCTTGGGGTAGCCCACGACGAGCAGGATGACGGGCTTTTCCGAGCTGGGCCGGCCGCAGAGCTTGTTGAGAAAGCTCATCGGGTTGGGCGTGTGTGTCAGCGTCGCCAGCCCGGCGTGGTGCAGCGCCGCGATCAGGAAGCCCGAGGCGATGCCCACCGACTCGGGCACGTAGTAGTGGCTGAACTTCTCGCCGTCGGCATCGACACCGTACTTCTGCGCAAAGATGGCGATCAGCACCGGCGCCTCTTCCAGGAAGGGCTTGTTCCAGTCGGTGCCCAGCGGTGCCAGCGCGTCCAGCCACTCCTGCGGCGCGCGTTCGTTGTAGAAGCTGCGCTCCTCGGCCTCGGCCGCCTCACGCACGCGCTGCTTGTGTGCAGGGTCGGTGATGACGCTGAAGAACCAGGGCTGCTGGTTGGCGCCCGACGGGGCCGTGCCGGCAGCCAGCAGGCAGCTTTCAATGACCTCGCGCGGCACCGGCCGGGTGTCGAAGTCGCGCACCGTGCGGCGGCGCTGCAAGTCGGCATGGAAGGCGCGGGCGCGTTCGATCATCTCGGGCTGCGGGTACTCGCGGTAGGCGGGCAGCGGTTCCTGAGCGAAGGGAGCGTGGGGTCGAGTCACGGTGAATCAGGTCGGCGTCTCGGATCGAAGTGCGGCGGCGTAGAGCTGCCGATAGTGGCTCAGTGCCGCGTCCATGTGCAACGGCAGCATCCGACGGTCTGGCGCACGCTGCAGGTTGCGCCATTGCGCGGCAATCATCGCGTGGTCTTCCTCGAAGGCTGTCAAGAGGCCTTGGTACAGCGCCTTTGTGACGTTTGCATCGCCGCGGTCGGCGCGGTGTGCTTCCATGAAGAAGTAGTGGGTGCTCGTGGCCGTCTCGGGGGTGAGGGCCTGGCAGCTGTGGAAGCGAACGCCGGTGCCTTGGCTTTCGGCGTCTTCCGCGGCCATGCCGGCGGGCTGCGCGCCAGAATGCATCAGCAGCGTGCCGGGCAGCAGGAATTCGTAGTGCAGCCAGCGGTCGACCGGGCCGTCATGATCCCAAAGCGGGCGGTAGTACGCGGGCGGCGGCACCCGGGAGATGTCTCGCCGCACACGAACGCCGCGCGACAGACG
The genomic region above belongs to Ideonella sp. WA131b and contains:
- a CDS encoding dipeptide epimerase; the protein is MSLRVELAIEHWPLREPFEIAREVMHDLPLISLKLSDSAGRTGRAEAAGVDYDGETPASMAAQIDAVAAQLLDDLIWGDLLRLMPAGGARNALDCALWDLRAKQTGVPAWKSAGLPALQPVITAFTLGLGSPDDVRRKARAARGLPLIKLKLDAHRHLEFLRIVRDELPDARILVDANQSWTARLLSELMDGLLAAGVELIEQPLPRGEDAALAGLHSPIPICADESCTDRSSLPALQGRYQAVNIKLDKCGGLTEALALTHAAQSLGFELMVGNMCGTSLGMAPAFLVAQLARWADLDGPLLQVGDRAAAMAFHRGILQPPERALWG
- a CDS encoding beta-lactamase family protein, coding for MHETTPLPAALAATLADKAPEFGIPGLAISLVAPGRQSVFTTGVEAPGSERPVTANTWFSVASLGKHVTACAVLDLAQAGALDLEAPICRYLTDLPAAWRQRPVLSLLRHTSGLPEYLAYTECETVPERRDDFMRTYGAMATAFEPDEGWIYTNTNYILLGFLIAQLAGRPYAAAVQSLFDRVGCVGATVASPQWTRDANVQGLGPAGRDGASAQREVIGDGDISFTAQGALVWLQALLGQRLLSAASMNTMLAPAPLRTSRPSPYGCGWFVDTLRGSDIVHHAGHYDGWTAMAVLAPVQGCGVVAMCNLAPRNTRAVRYLAQLALESFAPGSTPLSLHPIADDSPALTARIKSQLFRNGTALDRDCFADELLHVVAHGSAVRNVINLWTGVEPLAFDLVEQQRHATHSLRRYRICYPERVEHLQVGTTPQDKIYWAWPL
- a CDS encoding cupin domain-containing protein translates to MKTKTTPEAKPRKKSAATRAISAVEAGAATKSGTELPDVEPSAGVGARLRYVRELHGLSQRELARRAGLNHGTIGCIEKETISPSVGSLRKILDSLPMTLSEFFSIDPEVETQIFFKRDELLEVGAGGISLLQVGHNLKGRPLQVLLERYAPGAETAAQPYSHQGDEGGVVIQGQVEVTVGGVAKVLGPGDGYLFSSRLPHRFRNVSDAEAVVVSANTPPL
- a CDS encoding carboxypeptidase M32: MSPSPAYDALVAHHRRVHDLEHVQAIATWDRMTHMPPAGGPARAAAQAALAVLIKQLQADPTLARQFEAAAQESLQGDAALNFARMRQARRIEAAIPAALAERRELATGAAMQAWGRARQDNNWDTFSDAWAPVVAVTREAAARLGDALGLQPMDALLERWEPGLRMTQVNALFSQVQAWLPPLLEKALAAQANSPPPLEPVGPFPASAQQRLCEHVMALLRFDFDAGRLDTTQHPFTGGVPEDVRMATRFDEANFLPALMGTIHETGHARYQQNLPRDWLGQPLAGPHSAALHEGQALIFERQLAPEPAFCQLLSPLLHQAFGSQPAFEPGNLARLMQRIRPGPIRVAADELTYPLHVIVRVEIEQALVAGEIGVDDVPAWWHERMQASLGVGPQATFSQGPLQDPHWVHGMFGYFPAYLLGAMVAAQCFAALRREVPDLQAQVAGGNCRPIGEWLAPRIWQQGARHDLDAMLKQATGEPLSTNALRAQLEQRHGRIH
- a CDS encoding nitroreductase family protein, with the translated sequence MIERARAFHADLQRRRTVRDFDTRPVPREVIESCLLAAGTAPSGANQQPWFFSVITDPAHKQRVREAAEAEERSFYNERAPQEWLDALAPLGTDWNKPFLEEAPVLIAIFAQKYGVDADGEKFSHYYVPESVGIASGFLIAALHHAGLATLTHTPNPMSFLNKLCGRPSSEKPVILLVVGYPKAGCQVPVHGGIKKPLGAIVHWIGADHG
- a CDS encoding DUF1611 domain-containing protein: MLSLRKPYLLFLGGVTLKSDAKTGFGLRDWCPADVIGQWALPQATVSLGLPVIAPADAAARGAGSLLIGVAPVGGQLPESWVPTLVQALDAGLDIVSGMHTRLESHPALAAAATRCGARLVNVRHSDRLLPTGTGRKRSGLRVLTVGTDCALGKKYTALALTQALQACGAKASFRATGQTGIMIAGEGIAIDAVVADFIAGAAEQLSPDNAADHWDVIEGQGALFHPAYAGVTLGLLHGSQPDALVLCHDPSRTTIEDYPHIPLPSLRESIRRYVEAAQLTNPAVRCVGVAINSSTLGDLEWTHYRQAVAEELGLPVCDPMRGGVDAIARALLA
- a CDS encoding MFS transporter; this encodes MAASTEAAVPLPEGAAATRAPVSAWASLLVLVALGLYTYMDRQIFGLQAEPLRKALGLTDLQFGLLQGVSVALFAAVVGYPIAWLSDRFDRRKVLAGCIAVWSLAVGTCGLADDFNQLFLASSLVGAAEAGLLPIAYALIPELFRGGQRQLANSLFIVTGRLVVGLIIAMCGWMIHAIDLWRHLLPDVLQALPTWRLAFFATALPGIVFVPMILLLPIGKRTLAVLADGKPAVAPADKPTVWPFLRSQRFTLITFMLSVGLLVFGFGATGAFIPAVAMRQMGMSSLELGNAMGIATFVSAGVGLLIANVGMKWLAPKLGPLLPVRVLAFAAAASGVFAATLYLARTPVELFTLMALHHTFLMAGTMVFPTALQEMTPQPLRARLISLVIMLNMVLGSLSPAVVGAISDALKPRPDGLLLAMTATSTTALMIAAGLMLLCGRGYVRTTRAARAMEAELSD
- a CDS encoding alpha/beta hydrolase, whose product is MGLTAPLPHDPSPTPTGKHPMEAAKSTTPTAEMALNARVIDFTSKVNGRAYRLFVSIPTRRPTPPEGHAVVYLIDGNLHFGIAVETARIQACWPDVIDPVVVGIGYPTDSVNTALDLRMIDLTTPISEERLKKGFIAKMPRSSEGFGGMDNYFRVIEEEVKPRVEAMVAINRQEQVLMGHSLGGLTTLHALFRHTASFQQFVAISPSIWWNDCAVLKHEAAFSERVLAGQARTRALITVGALESTTRFVPGLPASEQDFRDMTEECRMVPNTVELGARLTALASPGWHVETVVHEGDDHNMVPPAGIARGVRFAFRR
- a CDS encoding beta-lactamase family protein; amino-acid sequence: MAEPLAARSLDFLDPRLKALCATYLQEAQTPGASVAIVAGDRAYHLAYGVKSLRTGEPMTAATAINVGSCSKAFVSAAMASLVADKLASWDDPVSKWVPEFQLHDAALTRQVTLRDLSGNRLGIPRAGLVEFGFDPSQSAAAALEGLRHTAPVCGLRERHTYVNGGHTAVALAVGRITGQGFLPTLRERILAPLGMHATSGGLAARDALPDQSGWHCLVDGSTQAIDTVCSDWYLGGGGMSVSGADALQWLRFHLNGGLVDGRQIVPREALLETHTPQIVAWPGKDIISLFHPGAHMAAYGLGWAVTELEGHPLVTHSGGDFGIAAMTLLFPRDGIGIACYCNSSGRGTVPLPYALAACLLGLKPRDWKAYFEAAMPAGAPAAAVAASGTTTEPGIHAGRYSHPADGELLIERDGNSLKGNFLRGYRMAFTAAPVGDRRFVIHYESPEWRSLTAVDKPLLVFDAVDGSSTTVDWVVGPYSRRFTRDA